A single region of the Oceanicola sp. 502str15 genome encodes:
- a CDS encoding NAD(P)/FAD-dependent oxidoreductase: MKQVVIIGAGQAGFACAAKLRAEGFEGDITLVGDEAFAPYQRPPLSKAYLLGKLEAGRLFFRPDPWYEAQNIRLMLGAGVTQIDRVSRQVALCDGKALEYDALVLATGAAPRNLPDSLLRGLGGVFTIRDRADVELLRPELDAARNVLVIGGGYIGLEMAAVASGLGKNVVVVEAAPAILGRVAGAETAGAIAALHDDHGVKIICGQGVSGLMGETRVTGARLADGEEIAADLVVVGVGAAPRTALAEAAGLEISNGILADPSGRTSDPAIYAAGDCACYRLETGDLRLESVGNAIDTGEVVARKILGGIDVYVPNPWFWSDQFDLKLQIAGSGSPGDEIVTREAAGEGWSHWYFREGRLVAVDALSSPRAYQAGRRMIIEGLTPSVAELADPAKSIKDVFDRARAASAVS; encoded by the coding sequence GGCGACGAGGCATTCGCCCCGTATCAGCGCCCACCTCTTTCCAAGGCCTATCTTCTTGGAAAGCTGGAGGCAGGGCGGCTCTTTTTCCGACCCGACCCCTGGTACGAGGCTCAGAATATCCGGCTAATGCTGGGGGCCGGGGTGACGCAGATTGATCGTGTGTCGCGGCAGGTGGCTCTCTGCGATGGGAAAGCGTTGGAGTATGACGCGCTGGTGCTGGCAACCGGCGCGGCGCCGCGCAACCTGCCGGACAGTCTTTTGCGCGGGTTGGGCGGTGTCTTCACGATCCGGGACCGCGCGGATGTGGAACTGCTTCGGCCCGAGCTCGATGCCGCCAGAAATGTGCTGGTGATCGGCGGCGGCTATATCGGGCTGGAGATGGCGGCGGTGGCCAGCGGTCTGGGCAAGAACGTCGTCGTGGTCGAGGCGGCGCCAGCGATCCTCGGCCGTGTAGCCGGCGCCGAAACGGCGGGGGCGATTGCCGCGCTGCATGACGATCACGGCGTGAAGATTATCTGTGGGCAGGGCGTTTCCGGGCTGATGGGCGAGACCCGTGTGACCGGCGCACGGCTGGCTGACGGCGAAGAAATTGCCGCGGATCTCGTTGTCGTGGGGGTCGGTGCCGCGCCTCGCACCGCGCTGGCAGAGGCGGCAGGTCTGGAAATTTCCAACGGAATTCTTGCCGACCCCTCGGGACGCACGTCCGACCCTGCGATCTACGCGGCTGGAGATTGCGCCTGCTACCGGCTGGAAACCGGCGACCTTCGTCTGGAAAGCGTCGGCAATGCTATCGATACCGGCGAGGTGGTTGCGCGGAAAATTCTTGGCGGCATCGATGTCTACGTGCCGAACCCGTGGTTCTGGTCGGACCAGTTCGATCTGAAACTTCAGATCGCGGGCAGCGGATCGCCGGGGGACGAGATCGTGACGCGCGAGGCGGCTGGCGAAGGGTGGTCCCACTGGTATTTCCGGGAGGGTCGTCTCGTCGCTGTCGATGCGCTGAGTTCACCGCGTGCCTACCAGGCCGGACGCAGGATGATCATTGAAGGCCTTACCCCCTCCGTGGCGGAGCTGGCCGATCCGGCTAAGTCGATTAAAGACGTTTTCGACAGGGCGCGGGCCGCCAGCGCCGTTTCCTAA